ACAATTCTCTCAAAGTGTATCCCAAAGCCCAAAACCAAGAAAAAATCAGAAAAAATTGTATCTCTCTGAAGCTATTGAAGGAGCTTTATATCTGAGTTAAGTTTCAAAAATATgacaataccaaaaatacccttgctAGGTTGAACATATATAATAGTCATAACAGAATGTTAATGACTTGAGTTATACTTATATGGATTACTTTACCACAAATTCCACCTTAATCCATATAAGACTAACTGTAAACACCCCATGGAGGATCACCACAAATAATCATCCAACTCCAATATTCATAAGTTTCAAGCAATGTTGAAACTTAGTCTGAGATAGAACTTTGGTTCCTGCATCATTAGGATTCTCTTCAGTTGGCACTTTCTCTAGTTCTATAACACCTTGTTCTATCTTGTCCCTTATCTAGTAGAGTCTCACATCTATATGCTTAGATCGTTCATGATAAACAAGATGTTTGCATAGATGTATGGATGACTAGCTATCAGAGTAAACTACCACTTTATCCTTTAATGCTTTGAGTCTTCAAGTACACCTTTAAGCCATATTGCTTCTTTGAAGGCCTCTGTTGTAGCCATAAATTCAGCTTCTGTGGTAGACAATGCCACAATAGGCTGAAGTTGAGACTTCCAAGTGATACAACAATCATTTAGAAGGAAACAATAGGAAGTTAGAGATTTCCTAGTGTCCTTATTTGATGCATAATCAGCATCAACATATCCCTCAAGATGAATCTGTCTATTAgtctttttaaatattaaaccATGCTTTAAAGTAGACATTAGATACCTTAATAGCCACTTGAGCCCCTTCCAATTCTCTTCACCTAGTTTGGACATGTATCGACTTAGAGCACTTACTGAGTGCACAATGTCGGGTCTGGTACTAATCATAGCATACATTACACTTCCAATTGCTTCTGCATATGGAATTTTTTACATGAATTCTTCCTCGACTTCAGTTTTAGGTGATTGGTCTGTTGACAAATCAAATGACCACCTAAAGGAACAACCACATTCTTAGCAGTTGTCATATTAAATTTCTGAATCACAAAATCCAAGTATTGTCTCTGAGCTAAAACCATCTGTCCTTTTCCTCTATCTCTAAGAATGTCGATGCCAAGAATTTTCCTTGCAGCCCCCATATCTTTCATTTAAAATTCTCTATTCAAAACCTGTTTCAACTTGTTAATTTTGCTCATATCTTTTCctataatcaacatatcatctacatagatTAAGAGAAAAGTAGGAGCAGCAGTGTTTATATCAGAAAAATACAGGCAAGTGTCGAATTCGGACCTTGTATAACCTACTTTGGTGACCACATCATCAAAAGTTTTATACCATTGTCTAGGGGACTGTTTTAATCCATAGAGTGATCTTTTTAATAAACAAAACAGCTCCTCTCCTTTTGTTTCCACCTTGAATCTATCTGGTTGGTTCATGTAGATTGTCTCTTCTAATTTTCCATTAAGGAAAGCAGTCTTCACATCCATTTGCTCCACTTCCCAATCATTTTGAACAGCTAGTGACAACAACATCCTTATTGTCTTCATTTTTACAGCTGGAGAAAAAATCTCTGAGTAGTcaatatgtaatgccccaaattctccgatatggtttaatggagggattagtaggccgggagggccatacttgtttaatcaTGCCATTAATcaaatatatgcatgtttatgttaattatattatgatatgatgttaaatgcatgcatgtgggtccacatttcatgacaggggtattttggtaatttggctcgttgatggcgtaattgtatatttgtatgcatgtcggtgatatattgttgaggccacattataatgtggatttttttgagctattcggcatgagatgatctttgaatattaagtagcgatttagtcataacgggattaagttcgaggctcggggtgagtctcgggatgttttaatgattagagcgttgccgggaataaaagggtaacaggatatgaattattggtgtttgggattatcgagaatagcgggaattggaaagcgttaattatgattaacgagataggttggaaaggtcaaatttgcccttgggagcctttagaaatctttaattgacctaggggtataatggtctttttacccctaggatagatataaactgatTTAGGCTGTAGAATTGAAAGGAAAACAAAGCAAGTTAgtgaagcttacccgtaccttctccttcctccatctcctttgtgatttctgtgatcttgttgaggatttaagcttgggaagtaggccttgggagtttgggagagtggtctaccattgaagagcaccACAACctgaatttgaggtaagtttttagccactagtttccatgtatgctctgttttggttgttagtttcagctcttgattttgatgtggatagttggaatcaatgggagtttttgtgtatgtttgattgggttttggtgagggggtgatgtagatgaggtttaggggttaaattggatgttttggtaaggtttgggattggtttggaaggttggtttcaaggggaatcgcaaggagggaaaatcagTGTAGCTGCTGGTCTGAAGTTGGCGCCCTAGCGccagtcctagcgccccagcgctatgcagggcagagagtagccctctctgtttctggggcagCGCCTCAGCGCTGGTTGGCAGCGCCTAGGCACTAGGTCAGTTTCAGGGTGTgttgtttttagggctcgggatggtttttaaggctcgggggttggttcctttaccccttttgagtagattgagagtcccgagagtgagggattgatctcgggagtgtggtttagattatgaaccattcattgatttactttattgatggtttctaattggttatgattaggtaaccactaaggaatctaaaggttgatcgttctcaagagtcgttcttatattatttctcgctcgaacccgaggtaagagaactgcaccctgtgtatatgtgacatgcgtgattgtattgaggcatgttgattgataaatgtggacatggattgcctattaaatgctagcgaatgttgtatacttatatatgtactgactagtcagggacactgacctaagagtcagaaatggcatagcgtcatgaacgccgagccaaatgaagattatatctaatcaatatcagcgttgaatggctctaagacattaacgctggaccgaccctaaggtcgatgaacttataaccGCTTgtctagtctgagactagttacgagagccagggcttaaggccccggtgactgcttgtcacatggctagggaacgctgttccagggttatgactctaaggtcatgaggaaggttatgttggtgattagtcaccatgcacctatcctgttcgaattaataaaagttcacttatctataaagccccggtgaccctatcgtcacaaggctaaagggagctggacccaatttagtgacttttgcgactgtcacctatttatttggactgatggtcctgaatgattattacgatcattgttgatattataccatgttttattgtgttttcttgctgggtcttggctcatgggtgctatgtggtgcaggtaaagggaaagaaaagctcacccagccttgagtagagagcttaggtggtgatgtgtacatatgcggcagcttgaccaccacagccaaagagttctcaaaggaactagggggtttaccctatttttgccgcttaggtcggtgggtttgaaattttgaaacagtaatgacctttttgagttgtaaataacttgtaaatgttcttgtgggcccatgaacagttttatgtattcaatacaatatatcatttcatttttattgattttccaccttaacttgttaataacacttggaatacgtttttaaccaaaggactcgggtagcggttCAAATTTCCGGTTtaccgtaactgttttggggtaaccagagcgttacacaATACCTTCAACTTGTGTAAATCCCTttgccactaatcttgctttataTAATTTTTGATCACCTGGTGTAACTCCATTTTTCAACTTGAAAATCTATTTGCATCCTATCACTTTTTGTCTCTCGGGTTTGGGAACTAAAGTCCAGGTCTGATTCTTCTTTAAAGAATCAATTTCTTCCAACATGGCCTTCTTCCAAAGGTGAGCCTCCTTACATTCAGTAGCTTCTTTGTAGTTTTGTGGTTCATAACCTTTGAAATTTTTTATGACAACAAGTGCATATGCAATAATGTCAGCTTCAACTTCAACATATCTTGCAGGAAGCTTTATCTCCCTTCTTGGCCTATCTCGAGCAAGTTGGTAGTTTGCTAACTCTTTATCTTGAGACCTTTCTGTAGTCACTTCTTCTGACGTTTCAAATTGGTTGTTGGAGTCTTTCTCTATTGTTGTTTCCACCTCAAACTGAGTGTTGTTTCTACTACTAAGCGTGTCACCTGAAACACCAATAACATCACCTTTCTCATTTCCTATAAAGGGAAAATCAGATTCATTAAATACAACATCACGGATGGTTATAATTTTATAACTTTCTAAAGATAAAAGCCTATATCCTTTCACACCACCAAGATAACCAAGAAAAACACATTTAATGGATCTCTTACTAAGTTTATCATCAACATGATGAGCATAAGTAGCACAACCAAATGTTTTTAGGTGAGTTAATGATGGTGGTTTACCATTCCACAATTCTTCAGGAGTTTTGAAATTATTAACTCTGCTAGGACTTCTATTAATTAGGTAGCATGCAGTATATAGAGCTTCGCCCCAATAAACCTTTTTCATATCAGATTCTATCAACAAACATCTAAGTTTATTTAGCAAAGTCATATTCATCCTTTCAGCAACTTCATTTTGTTGAGGGGTATTGATTACAGTTTTATGCCTTTGTATTCCTAATTTCAAGCAAAGTTCATCAAATTCTTGATTTacaaactctaaaccattatcaattcttaagtttttaattttcaaattagttTGAGTTTCAACAAGAGCTTTCCAAGTTTTAAACTTATCAAGGCattcatttttatgtttaagTAAAAAAATCCAAACTTTTATACTATAATCATCTATTATAGACAAAAAAAATACTTGTTACCTCCCTGAGTTGTGGTTTTGCTAGCTCCCCATAAATCTGAATGTATGTATTCCAATGGGGTCTTTGCTCTATAGTTGCTATTTGAGAATTTATTTCTATGTTGCTTTCCCTGCACACACACTTCACAAAAGGGTAAGTTAACATGATTATAGTTTGGTAGTATACCTTGCTTTGAGAGTTCAATCAGTCCTTGCTTGCTGATGTGCCCCAATCTAGTGTGCCAAATCTGAGTGTCAAAATTTCCTTTCTTAACTACTGCTGCCACAGCTGGAGGAACAGTCTCACCATCATGATGATATAAGCCAAATTTCTTTACTCCTTTCATTTCAACCAAGAAACCTTTAGTGATCTTCATAATGCCTTTGTTAACTTTGTAGTTAAGACCTTCATCATCTAATGTACCCAACGAAATCAAATTTCTTTTAAGATTTGGTATATGTCTGACTTTGTTCAGAACCTTGGTAGTGCCATCTGAACTTTTAATGGCAATAGAACCAATGCCAACCACGTTACATTGGTGATCATTTCCCATCAACACTTTGCCTCCATCAATTTCTTTATAGTCCAGAAACCATTCCCTTTTAGGACACATATGATAGGTACAACCCGTGTCCAAAATCCAATCTTGTGCATCTCTTACAACTAAGACACAACACGCATCCCCATCTGAATCATAGGGATCATCTACTAAGGCAGTAGAATCAGAATTCTTACTGCTACTATCTtcacctttctttttcttctttagtTCCCAACAATATCTAATTAAATGGCCAACCTTACCACAGTGATGACATTTCCGAGTTTCCTTTGGTCTAGACTTGGACCTTGAATGAAACTTAGAGTGCCCTCTTGAAGAACCCCTTTTCTGAGATCTCCCACGAACTATAAGACTCTCATCTTGTCTCTGTTGTTTTGCAGATTTTTCCCAAGTAAGCTCTGCATCTCTGGACCGAAGAGCACTCGTGACATCTTCAAGAGTGAGGGTGTCCCGACTGTACATTATAACAGTCTTCAATTCTTTGAATTGATCTGGAAGACTATTAAGAAGAATGACAACCTGATCCTCTTCTTTAATGTCTTCTCCCATATTTCCAAGAGCAAGAACTATCTTGTTTATCTCATCAAAATTCTGCTCCAAAGTTGAAGTTGTATTCATCTTGTATCCATAAATCTTTCCCTTCAAGAAAATCTTAGTTGCTGTGGTTTTTGTCATGTAGAGTTTCTCTAGTTTCTTCCATAAACCAGATGTTGTCTTCTCTCCAATAACTTGTCTGAGAACATTATCAGATAAATTCATTATGATTGCTGAACGAGCTTGCTTCATGATTAAACCAGAATCTTCCTTCTTCAATACATCTTCAGTTTTCTTTTCTGACGAGTCCTCTTTTTCTAAAGCTGAGTCTAACTTCTGGTATATCAAGATTgccatcatttttttttcacaagCTGAAGTCATCGGAGTCATCGAACTTGTCGAGTTCGAATCTAGTTGATGCAGATGCCATTGTTGATTCTTCAAGATTCTTGAATTAATGTCTCTTCAATCTCTGAGTTTCTCTCGTTGCCAAACCTGGCTCTGGTACCACTGTTGTAAACACAAACAACACAACTCAGTGTAGACACTAATTCAACTAAAACAACAATAGAAATTCAATGAAACAATTTGTCAAACACAAGAAAGACACAACCAGATTTATACTGGTTCAGCCCATAGAGTATTGGCCTACACCCAGTTCCTCCATGGGTTCCACAACAAAACAATATGTTACAACCTATTGATGATACTCCAACTCTATACAAAAAACCACTCTAGAATCAATCTCATAAATTgagcaagaaaagaagagaaaCTTGGCAAATCAATCTCTCTACTATGAGTTCTTGAACAAACAATCTCAAGACTCAAACCTTTCTCTCACTTCCCTTACAATTCTCTCAAAGTGTATCCCAAAGCCCAAAACcaagaaaaaataagaaaaaatcgTATCTCTCTGAAGCTATTGAAGAAGCTTTATATCTGAGTTAAGTTTCAAAAATATgacaataccaaaaatacccttgctAGTTTGAAACGTATATAATAGTCCTAACAGAATGTTTAATGACTTGAGTTAGACTTATATGAATTACTTTATCAACTCTAGCCCAATTGCGTGGGATCAATGGAAACTCCCTCCTCAAGGGTGGATAATCTGCAACACAGATGTATCCATTGGGCAGCAAAACTCTGAAATAGTTGTAGTGTTTAGAAATATCAAGACAAAGATCATCTCTATCCATACCACTGCAGTACTTCAGACAAACCCAACATTAATAGAGGCTTTGGCATTATGTGAAGGAGCAAGGATTGCTGCAACTCTTGGATGGATGGCCAAAGGTTGTTTTCCAAAGCGATTGCAAAGTAGTCACTAAATTGATTCTAGGCCATGACACCGGGCAAGGTCACCATGCTCTCTCGGACCCAATCCAACTTTTTCACTCTGCTGTCAAAGATATGCCATGTCGGAACTCCGATACATCTCGAGAAGCTGTAATTTTGCAGCTCATAACCTTGTAAAATGGGCGAGGAAGAATGGCTGCCATGGAGTCCTCAACAAGGATGAAATACCTCCAGGCATTTTACAAGATTACAAGGAGTTTGAGCCAGCGTAATCTaaagtgatttattttatttacatttGCTGCGTTTAGTTTGTTATGCTCAGTATCGTTGGTAGTTTtaattctgttttttttttttttttttttctgttagtGCCTCAGATGATTGTTCTGTTTAATTAGATTTCAGATGCTTATGTTTTCTGTCTTCTATGTCGTTGGACTCTATTTGTATTTGATTTTCGTTTATTAAATCTATTCTGGTCGCATTGTTAGGCAccagttataaaaaaaaatatataataataagcaACCATTTGGTACTATgtgtttttacaaagtattattttggtgctttctatttcaataatactcatatggtaccctgtattttaaaatcatacatatttgttacattaaactcaaatttaattaataaaattttacaaattaaatcaaactgctgtcaattatgtaagttccaaatttaaatttaattacttaattacatataactgatgacagtttgatcatattgacaaaattttatctatcaaatctgagtctagggtatcaaatatgtataattttaaaatataaagtaccatatgagtattattaaaaataaaatgtaccaaaatgatattattaaaaatagaaagtagggctgtgcagaaatttttacaacccgaataatccgcccaaaccaacccgaaaaaaccgccaaaaaacgcaacccgaataaaccgaccaaaatttaaaccgccaaattgttacattgggcgggttgaaaataattatcaacccgcccaattaagaatttattatttttaatatattaaaataaatatataaattaattaagttttgttttaatttttttactatatatttaaaatattgttttaagcttaaaaagataaatttcacattattagtactagtatttaaaagaaaaaaattacaaaaatatcaaaaaaaaaaataccatttttgtttgggcgggttgacccgaccaacccacccaaaaaaaaatacattgggtgggttaacccgaccaacccgcccaaattattggacgggttaaaaaaaaaaatttcttaattgggtaagttacgggtcacttttgctaaTCCAATTATGACATTGAACGGGTAAAAATGTCTTGTAACCCGACTAACTCGTCCAATGCTCAGCCCTAATAGAAAGTATCAAAatgatattttgaaaaaataaaaagtatcAAACGAGTAAATAAAGAGTGACTTGATTCCAtaattattgaaaaataataatgattAGTAATCTAATGCCCAAAATCTATACTTTAAactcaaaaaaaattatatataaaacttTGTTGTCTTAAATAAAGTACAATAGTCAGAGTTTCTTTTTTTTAGAAAAGTACAACACTTAGCTATGAACATAATTAGCATTACTATTTAGAtttatttagaaagaaaaaaaattaatgacaATGTTATTTTCTCAGTGCAAAATATCTCTCCCAAGTGGAGCTACCTTTTAATCATTTCTATTCGAAAGACTACAATGGTGGTGACAGTACACTGTTTTTTATCACCCACGCCTAATTTAAAAAGCTATATGCTTAAAAACCATTTCTAACTTACTTTTCAGAACTTTGACCAACAATATGTCTTTTTCCAACATTAATTTATTTTAGGTAGGTAACCATCTAGTACCTtgtgtttttgcaaaatattattttggtatcttttattttcaataatgctcatatggtaccttgtattttaaaatcgtacatatttggtatcataaactcaaatttaattaataaaattttaccaatttaatcaaactgctgtcaattatgtaagttccaaatttaaatttaattacttaattacatataactgatgacagtttgatcatattgacaaaaattTATCTATCacatctgagtctagggtatcaaatatgtataattttaaaatacagggtaccatatgagtattattgaaaacagagggtaccaaaataatactttacaaaaacataaagtatcaAATAAGTAAATTGCCTTTATTTTATTGTACACAAAGGATCATTTTTATTCTAATATTCTTATTTGTTACCCTATGATGCCCAATACTTTAATATTATGATTGTTATAAATTAGTAttagattttatatattttaatttaaaataaaatatttatgaaatttggtaattgaattatattaataataacatATAACACTAAATGACCAAAAACAAATGGAGAAAATAAATCTAAGTTAGAAGAAAATGAATTAACATATCTATTTTAACTTTTTAGATCTTGTAGAATTTTTGCTTCAACCattttaaatcaatttaaaagaaaaattaaatatacAAATCAAAACATCTTCAATAGAGTGTTAAATTAGTGACATAGTGCTACATTTATACTAAATTtgatacaatttttttcaacAGCAAAATTTAGTataatttttagtatttattacagttttttttaaatttaagcacaattataaatattgtgcCCAAATGTAACATCTATTAATTTTTTATGCTACATTTGATTTAATTTTGCAGTATTTATTAGAgatgttattatttattttatagataCCCATTGGAACTTATGAgagttaaaataaaaataagcttAAAAATAGTATGAATATTTAATTGTATTGGTGCATTGGCTATGATGGTTTTGCAAAATCTCCTTGACATCTTTTTATTGTAATGATATTCAAGAACGAATAAGCATTATTTCCTTTCAGTTCGTTTTTTTAAGTGGGATTATTTCCTTTCAATTCAGTgccctttttcttttttcttttaataaaaaatataatataagatAAACCCAATATGACGTCGTTTTCTAAAAACTAATTACCCGAAAgctaaccaaaaaaaaaaaaaaaatcgtccCGCCGACCAAAAATGCCGGCGACGAAGCCCAAAGCGCGGTCACCGAGCTCGGATAGCATGGGCACAAGGGTCTGGCTCTACTCAATCTTGCTCACTCTGCAATACGGCGCTCAGCCGATTATCTCCAAGAGTTGTATCAGGTACTTCAACGtctttttcgatttttttttttttttcttacaatATTAATCCATTCGTGATTTAACATTTTGTTCTGCCTGTTTTCTCTTTTTGGTTTTTGGTATTTTGGATTATTTGTGTTCATTATACCTGGATTCTGATATTCGGCCACTCAATTGGGATCCAAGCTGAGCTGGGTTTTCAGTTTTATTTATGTCCGTCCAAAAAATGGCTTCTGAGTTAGGATTGAAATGGGAAATTGCAGACCTTACGCCATGCGGGGATTAGAATTAGGTGTTAGGGCTTTTGGAATTTTATCAGTATTCTTACATATGTAGATTGTTTTTGTTAGTCCAGCTAATTAGAGATTTTATTAGTGTAATATAATTTgtctataaaaaaaatatgaatgccATTAGAAACCCATTTCAATAAGTGAACCGAAGAATGTTATAGTAAGTTTTTTTGTTGTCATCATATTCTTAAAATTTATGTTTACGTAAGTTTAGGttctttttatattttattatagcTGCCAAGATATTTGCAGGTTTTTTCCGTTTTATCTTCAAGTAGAAGACGGCTCATGGTTTATTTGATACTATATATGCGAGTCATTAACTAGTTATATACTTTGTTGCAGACGGGAGGTTATTGTGACTTCATCTGTCCTAACATGTGAGGTTGCAAAGGTAATTCTTCTAGTATGTAGTAAATTTGAAAAGATTTCAATTCTAGATATAGTTAATCATGTTTTGAGTTTCATGTTTGATGTCGTCGTTAGATTGTTAGTGCCTTATTTGTCATGGCAAAAGACGGTACTCTGAAGAAAGTATACAAAGAATGGACTTTGGTTGGTGCACTGACTGCATCAGGACTCCCTGCTGCTATATATGCATTGCAAAACAGTTTACTGCAAATTTCTTACCGAAATCTCGATTCTCTTACGTTCTCAATGTTGAACCAGACAAAAATATTCTTTACTGCCCTGTTCACATTTTTCTTGTTGAGGTATGTCCCAAATTCTACCACTATTAGTTATCATAATTTATTTTGCCTACTCAACCTTACATAGACTATTATCTATAGAAGCTGTAAAATTTACTTTCTATTCATTCTGATTTTATTGTCATATTTAACTTAGCACATTAGAAATTGCTGTCATACGTGATTGAAAGCCTATTTTTTAATTGCAAACAACTTATTTTTTTGTGGTTGATAACCTTTATTAGATTATGTAATA
The genomic region above belongs to Humulus lupulus chromosome 1, drHumLupu1.1, whole genome shotgun sequence and contains:
- the LOC133832156 gene encoding secreted RxLR effector protein 161-like translates to MGAARKILGIDILRDRGKGQMVLAQRQYLDFVIQKFNMTTAKNVVVPLGGHLICQQTNHLKLKSRKNSCEENWKGLKWLLRYLMSTLKHGLIFKKTNRQIHLEGYVDADYASNKDTRKSLTSYCFLLNDCCITWKSQLQPIVALSTTEAEFMATTEAFKEAIWLKGVLEDSKH